The genomic region GAAGGGGTGGCCGTATTCCGGATAGGCATCCGACAGCATGAGGGAGCTGCCGTTGATGTAGAGATGCACATGCATCGTCCGGCCGCTCTCGTCGACCGGCACAATATAGGCTTCTTCGGCGCCGAAAGCTTTCTTGTAGAATTCTGCGGCTTTCACAGCGCCGCCGACCGTCAGATAGGGCAGCAGGCCATTCTTGACCGGCGGCATCTTGACAGGATTGTTTTCCGTCGCATTCATGCTCGTCCTCCATCGTTTTCAAGCGCCGGCTGGATGCCTGGCTGCTTCAAGGACGTAGCATGGAAGCATGATCCGACAATGTCGGTCGGTTTTTTCGCGTAAGCGGCTTAGAGATCGATGATCGTGCCGCGGCCGTCGTTCCAGATCCGCATTTCGCGTTGGCCATTGTTTGCCTTGGCGCGCACCGGAGCGGGCTTCATCTTCATCTTCAGCGACAGTGCGCGGCCGACCATCAGCACGGTCAGAATGCCGCCGACGGCAAGCGTCACCGAGAAGGTGAGAAGCAGCATGGCCACGAAAACGGTGGCGCCGGCAAGCATGAGGAAGATGGAGCGAATGTTCTGCATGGGTTTGGTACCTTTCTACAGAAAGGAATGTGGTCCTTCTTTTTCTTCTCTGCAAGGCAAGCATGGCTTTTTGTTGTCTTGCCGGGCTTGGCGAAGCTTGGCACTAATGATCGATGAGCCAAACACCCCCTCGCCGTTCCTTAAATCTGCGCCGCTCGGTGCTGAGCGTGCCCGCCATCAATCTCCGGGCGCTCGAAAAAAGCCATTCGCTTGATTGCGATGCGGTTATTTTCGATCTGGAGGATTCCGTCTCGCCCGAGAAGAAGGGGCAAGCGCGGGAAAATCTGCGCGCCTTTTTTGCGGGTCCGCCGCTTGCAGGCAAGGAAAGGATCATCCGCATCAATTCTTTGTCATCCGAATTCGGGCCGGCGGACCTGGATCTGGTCAAGGCGCTTTTGCCCGACGCCGTTCTCCTGCCCAAGGTGGACGGACCTCGGGATATCACCGACATCGGCGATCTGCTCGCCGATGCGGATGCGCCGGAGGAACTGCGCATCTGGGCGATGATCGAGACGCCGCGCGGCGTGCTGAATGCCGGGGCGATCGCCGAAGCCGGCCGCACGCCGGGCTCGCGGCTCGATTGCCTCGTCGTCGGCCTCAACGATCTGCGCAAGGAAACGGGCGTCTTGCCGCAGCCGGGACGAACCTATCTCGTGCCGTGGCTGATGCAGGTCGTCCTGGCGGTCAGTGCCTACGGGCTCGATGCGATCGACAGCGTCTTCAACGATTTCAGGGACGAGCAGGGTTTCGATGCCGAATGCCTGCAGGGCCGGGCAATGGGCTTTGCCGGCAAGATGCTGATCCATCCCACGCAGATCGAACCCGCCAACCGGCATTTCGGCCCGGACCCGGCAGCGATTGCGGAAGCGGAGGCGATCATATCCGCTTTTGCCGATCCGGCTTCCGATGGCTTGAACGTCATCAATTCAGGCGGGCGGATGATCGAGCGGCTGCATCTTGTCCAAGCCGAAAGCCTGGTTCATAAAGCTCGCCTGATTTCTGCAAGAAAGCCCGCCTGATGAAACTTTACCGCTTCCTGACCGGTCCCGACGACGCTTCCTTCTGCCACAAGGTCACCGCCGCCCTCAACAAGGGCTGGTCGCTGGAGGGATCGCCGACCTATGCCTTCAATGCGGCAACCGGCGCGATGCAGTGCGGCCAGGCCGTCGTCAAGACTGTCGAAGGCAAGGATTACCATCCCGAGATAAAGCTCTCCGAGCAATAACGCGTCCTGCCCGAGACGCGGTGTTTCAGCGCTCGGCGGCTTCCTCGGCGCTTGCCTCGATCCGCTCCATATCGTCGTCGCTCAGCCCGAAATGGTGGCCGATCTCGTGGATCAGGACGTGGGTGATGATGTCGCCGAGCGTCTCGTCATTCTCGGCCCAGTAATCGAGGATAGGGCGCCGGTAGAGGCGGATGCGGTTGGGCATCTCGCCGGTTTCCACCGTGAAACGTTCGGAAATGCCCCTGCCCTCGAAAAGGCCGAGCAGATCGAAAGGGGTTTCCAGCGCCATGTCCTCGAAAACATCGTCATCGGGGAAATCTTCGATCTCGATCGTGAGGTTGGTCGTCAGCTTGCGAAATTCATCCGGCAGATGGCTATAGGCCTCCATGGCCAGCGACTCGAAGGTGCTGATCGTCGGCGCATGGCGGTCCCGCCAATCATCGCTCTGGTCTATGCGGGCCATGAATATTCCTTCCTTTGCGGGCCCATATAGAACCTTTATCGCCGGTTTTCGAGTGCGGAATCAAAGGCAGGAATAAATTCATAGAAAATGGCCGTTGACTCTTCATTAGCACTCTGGAATCTATAAGAACATAACAGGAACAAGACGGATTGGAGAACGCCATGGCGCAGCACGCCCTGGCGCGCGAGCGGCTTTTTGCGCTCCGCGAAACCATCGCCAGATTGGAGGGGAAGCCCGCGCCGGCGCTTGCGGCAGCGGAGCGGGAAGCCCTGGCGGACGGAGGCAAGGCACCGCGGAGACCCAGTCTGCCGCCCCTGGCGTTCGGGGTGGAATGTCTTGACGAGGCGCTGGAAGGCGGCCTGCCGCTCGATGCGATCACCGAATTCCGCTCCGCTCTGTCGCGTGATGCCGGTGCGGCAAGTGGGCTGGCGCTGGCTGTCGCCGCGCGGCTGCAGAGCCAGGAGGCGGATGCCGGCAGGCTTTCCCCGTTGCTCTGGATCGGCGATGCTGTCGGCACGCTGGAAGCCGGCCGTCCCTATGTCCCCGGGCTGCGGGATTTCGGGCTGAGCCCGGAGCGGTTTTTCCATGCGGCGCCGCGCAAGCTGGACGAGGCGCTCTGGCTGGTGGAGACCGCGGTGGAAAGCGCGGCCTTCTCGGCCGTCATTTTCGAAGTGCGAGGCAATCCCGCCCATTTCGGCCTGACCGAAAGCCGCAGGCTCAGTCTCAGGGCGCGTGCTGCCCGCCGTCCACTCTTTCTTGTCCGCCAGGCCGGGGAAGAAGAGGCAAGCAGTGCGGCCTTCCGTCTGCATGTCGAACCGGCTCCATCCGGTCTGCGGCCGTTGCCGGACGGGTCGAAGCTTTCCGGCAGCATCGGCAATCCGATTTTCCGTCTCACGCTGGAGAAGGGCCGCAATCCGGCCCCGCTCTGCTTTTTTCTGGAGTGGAACCCCCATGAACGCGAATTTCTCCCTGTCGCCGAGCCAAACCTCGTTCGTCCTCCAGGCGAGCAGTCAGCGCATTCTGGCGCTCAGCTTTCCGCATCTGCCAACGGACCGCATCGCCCGCAGGCGATGGGGGCTCTCCTGGCGTTCGAAAGGGCGTCCTGAGTCGCCGCCTATCGTCTGTTCCGGCAAGCTCAACA from Rhizobium sp. BT03 harbors:
- a CDS encoding metallopeptidase family protein, which codes for MARIDQSDDWRDRHAPTISTFESLAMEAYSHLPDEFRKLTTNLTIEIEDFPDDDVFEDMALETPFDLLGLFEGRGISERFTVETGEMPNRIRLYRRPILDYWAENDETLGDIITHVLIHEIGHHFGLSDDDMERIEASAEEAAER
- a CDS encoding ImuA family protein codes for the protein MAQHALARERLFALRETIARLEGKPAPALAAAEREALADGGKAPRRPSLPPLAFGVECLDEALEGGLPLDAITEFRSALSRDAGAASGLALAVAARLQSQEADAGRLSPLLWIGDAVGTLEAGRPYVPGLRDFGLSPERFFHAAPRKLDEALWLVETAVESAAFSAVIFEVRGNPAHFGLTESRRLSLRARAARRPLFLVRQAGEEEASSAAFRLHVEPAPSGLRPLPDGSKLSGSIGNPIFRLTLEKGRNPAPLCFFLEWNPHEREFLPVAEPNLVRPPGEQSAHSGAQLSASANGPHRPQAMGALLAFERAS
- a CDS encoding glyoxalase/bleomycin resistance/extradiol dioxygenase family protein; the encoded protein is MNATENNPVKMPPVKNGLLPYLTVGGAVKAAEFYKKAFGAEEAYIVPVDESGRTMHVHLYINGSSLMLSDAYPEYGHPFKGHEGFAIQLVIDDIDFWWDRAVAAGAEVVMPVELMFWGDRYGQLRDPFGVLWGLNAPTK
- a CDS encoding CoA ester lyase, producing the protein MSQTPPRRSLNLRRSVLSVPAINLRALEKSHSLDCDAVIFDLEDSVSPEKKGQARENLRAFFAGPPLAGKERIIRINSLSSEFGPADLDLVKALLPDAVLLPKVDGPRDITDIGDLLADADAPEELRIWAMIETPRGVLNAGAIAEAGRTPGSRLDCLVVGLNDLRKETGVLPQPGRTYLVPWLMQVVLAVSAYGLDAIDSVFNDFRDEQGFDAECLQGRAMGFAGKMLIHPTQIEPANRHFGPDPAAIAEAEAIISAFADPASDGLNVINSGGRMIERLHLVQAESLVHKARLISARKPA
- a CDS encoding DUF1737 domain-containing protein, translated to MKLYRFLTGPDDASFCHKVTAALNKGWSLEGSPTYAFNAATGAMQCGQAVVKTVEGKDYHPEIKLSEQ